A single region of the Hypanus sabinus isolate sHypSab1 unplaced genomic scaffold, sHypSab1.hap1 scaffold_361, whole genome shotgun sequence genome encodes:
- the LOC132388598 gene encoding oocyte zinc finger protein XlCOF6-like has translation MAHQRVPTDERPFACSECAKRFIRSSDLQRHHRVHTGEKPFLCSECGKRFTQSSTLQRHQRVHTGEKPFTCSVCEKRFAHSSTLKRHQRVHTGEKPFLCSECGKRFTRSSTLQIHQRVHTGEKPFTCSVCGERFIRSYTLQRHRRVHTGEKPFTCSVCGKGFTQSSHLESHQRVHTGEKPFTCSVCGKGFSQSSHLQSHQRVHTGEKPFTCSVYGKEFTQSSHLQSHQRVHTGEKPFTCSVCGKGFTQSSTLQRHQRVHTGEKPFTCSECGKGFTQSSTLQRHQRVHTGE, from the exons atggcacaccagcgagttcccACTGACGAGAGGCCATTCGCCTGCTCAGAATGCGCCAAACGATTCATTCGGTCATCCGACCTACAAAGAcaccatcgagttcacactggggagaagcccttcctttgttcagaatgtgggaagcgattcactcaatcttccaccctacagagacatcagcgagttcacaccggggagaagccattcacctgctcagtctgtgagaagagattcgctcactcatccaccctaaagagacatcagcgagttcacactggggagaagcccttcctttgttcagaatgtgggaagcgattcactcgatcttccaccctacagatacatcagcgtgttcacaccggggagaagccattcacttgctcagtctgtggggagagatttaTTCGTTCAtacaccctacagagacatcggcgagttcacaccggggaaaagccattcacctgctcagtctgtgggaagggattcactcagtcatcccacctagagagtcaccagcgagttcacaccggggagaaaccattcacctgctcagtctgtgggaagggattcagtcagtcatcccatctacagagtcatcagcgtgttcacactggggagaagccattcacctgctcagtctatgggaaggaattcactcagtcatcccatctacagagtcatcagcgtgttcacactggggagaagcctttcacctgctcagtctgtgggaagggattcactcagtcatccacattACAGagacaccaacgagttcacaccggggagaa gccgttcacctgctccgaatgtgggaaaggattcactcagtcatccacattACAGagacaccaacgagttcacactggggag
- the LOC132388603 gene encoding zinc finger protein 239-like, with amino-acid sequence MAHQRVHTRERPYNCSVWGKRFTHLCNLQNHQRVHSREKPFTCSDCGKGFTQSSSLLSHQRIHTGERPFTCSECGKGFSQSSQLQSHLRFHTGERPFTCSECGKGFSQSSHLQRHQRGHTGDKPFTCAVCGKGFIDSSTRQKHQRVHTGEKSFTCSECGKGFTDSSCLLVHQRVHTGEKPFTCSVCGKGFTQSSHLQRHQRVHTGEKPFTCSDCGKRFTQSSTLQAHQRVHTGEKPFTCSVCGKRFTLSSTLLVHQRVHTGEKPFTCSVCGERFTLSFQLLKHQRVHTGEKPFACSKCGKRFAGSSNLQRHQRVHTGEKPFTCSVCGKGFTQSSQLLAHQSVHNGEWP; translated from the coding sequence atggctcaccagcgagttcacaccagggagcggcCGTACAACTGCTCAGTCTgggggaagagattcactcacttatgcaacctacagaatcatcagcgagttcactctagggagaagccattcacctgctcagactgtgggaagggatttactcagtcatccagcctactgagtcatcagcgaattcacactggggagaggcccttcacctgctcagaatgtgggaaggggttcagtcagtcatcccaactacagagtcatctgcgatttcacactggggagaggccgttcacctgctcagaatgtgggaagggattcagtcagtcatcccacctgcagagacatcagcgaggtCACACTGGGGACAAGCCGTTCACCTgcgcagtctgtgggaagggattcattgatTCATCCACCCGGcagaaacatcagcgagttcacactggggagaagtcgttcacctgctcagaatgtgggaagggattcacggaTTCATCctgcctactggtacatcagcgagttcacactggggagaagccgttcacctgctcagtctgtgggaaaggattcacacagtcatcccacctgcagagacatcagcgagttcacactggagagaagccattcacctgctcagactgtgggaagagattcactcaatcttccaccctacaggcacaccagcgagtacacactggggagaagccgttcacttgctcagtctgtgggaaacgattcactctgtcatctaccctactggtacatcagcgagttcacactggggagaagccgttcacttgctcagtctgtggggaacGATTCACTCTATCATTCCAActactgaaacaccagcgagttcacacaggggaaaAGCCGTTTGCCTGCTcaaaatgtgggaagagatttgctggatcatccaacctacagagacaccagcgagttcacactggggagaagccgttcacttgctcagtctgcggaaagggattcactcaatcgtcccaactactggcacaccagtcagttcacaatggggaatGGCCATAG